ACGAAAACACTTCGAATCGCATCTTTCCCCGAAGGAGCCGGCGATCTGGTGTGGAGACATGAATGTGGCCCCAAGACCCATTGATGTCCACAGCCCGGAGAAACATCTGAAACATGTCTGCTACCACGAAGACGCGCGCAATGCCTATGGGAAGACTGTTGCGTGGGGCTTCGAAGATGTGTTCTGCAAACTGTATCCAGATCGCCAGCAATTCACGTTTTTCGACTACCGTGCTCCCAGTGCCCTTACCGCCAACAAAGGGTGGCGGATCGACCATATCCTCGCGACTGCGCCACTGGCCCAAAGATGTCAGCGTGTCGATGTCGATTTGGAACCGCGCCGCGCGACGGATCCCTCAGATCATACGGTGCTCTGGGCCGACTTCGCTCTCTAACCTCGTGCGTGTTGCGGGACAGGGTGCTGAACAACCCTGCCCCCGTTGCCTGCGTTACTGTAGCGCTTCGACCGGTTCCAACAATAATTGTTCGGCCATTCGCGTGCGCCGATTTTGTTCGATTAATGGATCGACGATCGATCCGCAATTGATGCATCGCCACACAAACGTTTCGGGTGAAAAATCCGGCCGCCATTCATCCACCATCAATCCCTGGCATCGTCCGCATGTCATGGTGTCCACCTCCTTAGAATGTGCCTCCAAAGCGTGAAGGCCGTGCCCCATGTGAGGTAGAGAGTAGCAACGGGAGATTAGAGAGGTGTTAGTGAGATGTTAGAACAATTTAATCCGAATTTCCTTTGAATATCAGTGTGTTCATGTCTCAGGCTTGGACAAATTACGCGTTACTGAAGAGGGTTCTGTCTAAAATTCCAATCCGAGATGAGACGGGTGAGCTCGAGGCGGCGCGCGTTGAACCGGGAGATTGTAGTGGGAGATTCGACGGATGTCACAGATGGTGAAACACGCAGCAGCATCTCAAGATGACGCTGAGATCTGACGCTCGCTCTGGAAGAAGCGTCGAGTTTCTTGACAGAATTCCCCTCATACTTTATCGATGAACAGGCGCCGCGCTCTCACGCTCCGCAGTGATCGTGTCGCCACATCACTGCAGTCGTATTGTACAAGACCGGGACCGCATCAGGCGGCCGGGGGCGCTACGCTCGCCTGTGCCGATGACTGACCATGGCTCGACCTCTGACTTGTCCGCACTGCGGGCACAATAATGTCTTTCGTTCCCGATGCGCCACGCTTGTGGAGTGCTTACAGTCGCTCGCGTTCATCTCGCCGTTCCATTGCCAATCGTGTAGTTGCCGCTTCTCGGCCTCGCGATTGGGATGCACGTATTCGAATCAGGTACTGGATCGTCGTGAACATCTGCGTATTCCGGTCCGACTCTTTTTGTCGTTCTCAGGAGGAAAGATCAGGGGAGAAGGCACGGTGAAGGATATCTCGATGGGCGGGTGCGTGATTGAGAGTCAAGCGTCGGTCCACGTGGACGACATTTTTTATCTGCAAATCGTCCTGGAAAATGAACACGCTCCGCTTGAGGTCGCGGCGATGGTCCGATCCGTCAGCTCCCGCGGCATTGCGTTTAAGTTTCTCCGTTCAGCTCAGGAGAACAAGCGGCTCTTAGCCTTCGTGCAATCGAAGACCGAGCCCTCCGGTGCGCGTCCGGCCGTCTGACTGTCCCCGCACCTGGCACGCGGTGTGTTCCCGCCTCACAGTCTCTGCAGCGTCCACACACATTCGATGGCTGATAGTCTGCTACAGAGGGGTTTCCCAAGCCGAGGCTTGTGGGTATTCCGTGATCAACCGCTCATGTTCGGCGTGGTTGAAGCCTTCCACGACCAGGTCGGCGCGATTCAGTGGCTCCGGGCAGGAGGGCGAAGCAAGAAAGTCCACGTAGGCCTGTGCCTTCGCCTCGGTGGCAAACCGGCAGAGGCCGTATTCGGGCATATGGGAAGAAGGATGCCAGAAGGCCAAGCCGATCGAACTGCCCTGAAAGACTCCCAGGGTGCGATGTCGAACTTGAAATCCTCCCGGCGTGTCCGTTAAGGGATCGAGTGCCATCACGGTTCCGGTAGCTGAACAAGGAGTCGTGGTACGTAGTATAACAAGGTAGCAGGGGGAAGCACACCTTCAGTCGTCAGGGCTTCCCGTAAACATTGACTTCGCCGGCAGCAGCCTTAGGTCTTGAAGAAGCGCTGCTGTGATATCGGCGCGGAGGAGGGAAGATGCGCATGCGTATCGCACGAATGGTGCTGGTTTCGTTGCTGCTCACCGGCATGGTGGCCTCATCCGGCTGTGGGTACAACGATCTGCAGGGGCTCGATGAAGACACGAAGGCCGCGTGGAGCGAAGTCATCAACCAATATCAACGCCGGGCCGACCTGATTCCCAATTTGGTGAGCACGGTCAAAGGATACGCTGCGCACGAAAAGGAGACACTGGAAAGTGTGGTGCAGGCGCGCGCCAAGGCCACGAGTGTGCAGCTGACGCCGGAGTTGCTCAAGGATGAAGCGGCCTTCAAAAAATTCCAGGAGGCACAGCAGGGCCTGTCCGGCGCGCTCGGACGGCTGCTCGCGTTGGCGGAAAACTATCCCAACCTCAAAGCGGATCAGGGGTTTCGTGATCTGCAAAGCCAACTTGAAGGAACCGAAAACCGCATCACCGTGGCGCGCAAGCGTTACATTGACAAGGTGGCGGAGTTCAACAAGATGGTCCGCTACTTTCCCACGAATCTGACGGCGAAATTCCTGCTGCATTTGGAAGAGAAGCCCAATTTCACCGTCGCTGACGAAAAAGCTGTGGCGAAGCCGCCGGAAGTGAAGTTCTAACCCCCGTCTCGTGCGACAGGGAGCACATGCGATGCGGCTGTGTGGCCGAGTAGGGAGAGTTGTCCTTGCCGGATGGCTGTGGCTGGTCCTGTTGCCTGGCGTTCCGGTTTGGGCACTGGAGATCCCTCCGCTTAGTGGCCCTGTGGTCGATGTGGCGCATGTCCTGCCGCCTGCCGCAGTCGAGCAACTGAGCCAGGAACTCCGGGCGCATGAAGCGAAGACCTCCAACCAGGTGGTCGTGCTGATCGTCCCTTCGTTGGAGGGCGAGCCGTTGTTCGACTTTTCCCATCGCGTGGCCACGACGTGGAAATTGGGCCGGAAGGGTACGGACAACGGCGCCCTGCTCTTAGTCGCGATCAAGGATCGAAAGGTTCGCATGGAAGTCGGCTACGGGCTGGAAGGGACCTTGACCGACGCCCGGTCGGCTCAGATCATCAGAAACGAGATCGTGCCGCGGTTTCGCACCGGGGAGTTTGCGGCGGGCGTCACCGCCGGCGTGCGGGCTGTCTTGAGTACCATCGAAGGGACGTACACGGCTCCTGAACGGCCCAGGGCTGCGGCGCCGAATGGCGACGCACTTGGCACCGTGTTCGTGGCAGTGGTAGTCGGCGTGGTGATCGGCCTGTTTTTCTCTCGAGCCCATCGAGTGCTTGGGCCTGTCGTGGGCGGTGGCTTCTCATTCGTCGTTGCACCGTGGCTGGTGCCTGCCCTCATCGCCGGAGGGGCGAGCATGCTGCTCGTGAGCCTGTTGAGTGGGGTGGGATCATCGATCGGGTCGAGGCCACGGCGCCGGCATGGCGGAGTTGATGACACCTGGTTCAGCACTCAACAGGGAGGATGGGGAACGGGTAGTCTGGGGGGATCATTCGGGGGCGGCGACAGCTTCTCTGGTGGCGGGGGCGATTTCGGAGGAGGAGGCGCCAGTGGAGACTGGTAAGCGTCTGGCACTGACGGATGAGGAGCGTGCAGGGATTGCCGCGGCAGTGCAAGCCGCCGAACAAGAGACCAGTGCCGAAATTGTCCCCATGATCGTCGGGCAATCCGGTCTCTATCGGGAGGCGCACCATCGAGCAGGTCTGTTGGTTGCCGCGCTTGTGTTGACCGCGTTGCTGACGATGGATAGTCTGTGGCTGCCGTGGGGATGGCACGCTGCCAATGCGGTCTGGCTCGTGGGTGCGGCGATGGTGGCCTATGCCTGCGGCTCATGGCTCGGGCGGTGGCCTCCCGTCTTGCGCCTCTTCACGTCACGGGAACGCATGCGGCACAAAGTGCAACTCCGCGCTGAGCGGGCGTTCGCCCAGCAGGGGCTGTCGAGCACACGCGATCGGACCGGCGTATTACTGATGGTCTCCTGCCTTGAACGCCAGGTCTACGTACTGGCCGATCGCACGCTTCGCGATCGGGTGTCCTCCGCGCAGTGGGAAGAAGTGACAAGGGGCATGGTCGAGCGGTTGAAGGCCGGTGATCTCGCCGGTGGACTGCGTCGTGGAATCGAGGCGAGCGGAAGACTCCTGGCCCCTGTCTGTCCCCCACGCGTCGGGGACAACCCTAACGAGTTGTCGAATGAGGTGATCCAAGATTTCTGAGGGCCGGTTCTTACCTGAGAATGGACGGCTCTGCTCCGTTTGGTTACAATCCCCGATAATGTCCCATCCCGCCGCTCCCGTTGAACCATCTCGACCAGTCTCGGAGGAGACCCATTCCGTCGTCAAGGCGGCCGGGCTCATCGGTGTCGCCACATTTTCCAGCCGCATTCTCGGGTTTGTCCGCGATATGGTCCTAGCGCGACTCTTCGGTGCGACTCCGGCGGCGGATGCCTTTTTTGTGGCCTACAGGGTGCCCAATCTCTTGCGGGAGTTGTTTGCAGAAGGCTCGATGTCGGCAGCCTTCATTCCGGTCTTTACTGAATACCACACCCTGAAAACCAAACGTGATGCCTGGGAGCTGGCCAGCGCGACGTTCACGACGCTCCTCACCATCGTCACCGCCGTCACCCTGCTCGGGATCCTTGCCGCGCCCGGCATCGTGTGGTTCCTCGCCCCTGGATTTCGCGAAAGCCCCGACAAGCTGGCATTGACGAGTCTGTTGACCCAGGTGATGTTTCCGTACCTGATTTTCATCAGCCTGGCCGCTCTCGCCATGGGGATTCTCAATTCGTTGCGAGCCTTTGCGGCCCCGGCCTTTTCTCCCGTCTTCTTCAATGTGTTCACCATCGCTTGCATGCTGTTCCTAGCGCCCTGGTTACCCGAACCCATTATCGGCGTGGCGATCGGCATCGTGGTCGGCGGGCTGGCTCAGTTTGCCATGCAGCTTCCCGGATTGAAGGGCCGTGGCATGTTGTTCGGCTGGCGGTTCAATCCCGGCCACCCCGGAGTGAAACGCATCGGGCTGTTGATGGTGCCCTCGCTGCTCGGATTATCCGTGACGCAGATCAACATTACCGTGAGTACGATTCTCGCGTCGTATTTCCCCGGCGGCCCCACCTATTTGTTTTACGGGATGCGGTTGATCCAGTTTCCGCTGGGTATTTTTGGGGTGGCGTTGGCCACGGCGATTCTTCCCACGCTTTCTGCACAGGCCGCCCGCGGGGCACTCGGCGAGTTGCGGACGACGATTGGCTTCGGGCTCAGGATGATTTTTTTCATCATTCTGCCGGCAATGGTGGGATTGATTCTCCTGCGCTATCCGATCGTGCACCTCGTGTTCGAGCACGGATCGTTTACTCAGGCCGACACGCTGGCGACCGCCACGGCACTGCTCTGTTACGCCGTCGGGCTGTGGGCCTTTGCCGGGGTGCGGATCATTGTCTCCGCATTTTATTCGTTGCAGGATACGAGGACGCCGGCGATCACGGCGGGCCTTGCCGTCATGGCCAATATTCTCCTGTCGCTCTGGTTAATGACCCTGTTGGGCGCCGCGGGCTTGGCGTTGGCCACGGCATTGGCCTCCATGCTGAACGGGAGCATTCTTGTCGGTGTCCTCCATCGGCGACTCGGGCGTGTTGATTGGGGGGCTGTAGTGCGCTCGGCCGGTCGAGTACTGGGTGCGTGCATTCCGATGGCCGCGATCTGTTTGTGGATCTCGGGGGCGTCGATGTGGACGGAAAGCGGCGGCTGGATCGTGAAGTCCGCCGCGCTCTTCGGCGGGATCGGCCTCAGTATTGTCGCTTATCTGGGGGTGCATCTTGTTCTTGGTTCGGAGGAACTGGACGTGGTATTGGGGATGGTGAAACGCAAACTCGGACGCGTCGCGCGGAAATTCGGAGCCGGATGATATGACGCAGACCAGTACATTCAAAACGCCCTGGGGCTGGGTGACGGTCACCGCTTCTGCTAAAGGCCTGACCGCGATTGATCTTTCTCCTTCCATTCACGCACGCAAGCCCACAGGCGCCAAAGATGATCCTGCGGGGACCATTGTCGAAGAAGCGACAAGCCAACTCCTGGCCTATCTGGCCGGTACGAGGCGTGAGTTTTCGCTCCCGATCGATTGGTCCGGCGGTACGACATTCCAGCGAAAAGTGTGGAAAGCGATCACCACCATTCCCTATGGCCGCGTGCGGTCCTATCAATGGGTCGCCATTCGAGTCGGCGGAAAGCAGTATGCGAGGGCCGTGGGGATGGCCTTGGGCGCGAATCCGATCCCCATCGTCGTCCCCTGTCATCGGATCGTTGCGCATGATGGTTCGCTGGGAGGGTTTTCCTGCGGGTTGCCGCTTAAACGGCGCCTGTTGAAGCTGGAGGGGACACTCGATCAACTCCTGTCCTAGCCCACGGTACTCGAGTACGTGTTGGGGCCTCCGGGCTCCGCGCGCCAGCAGATCGGATGTGCGACTTCCGATGTATCACCAGACGAGCCCATTGTCATGAAGGCAGTGCTCCAACGTGTCACGCGAGCTTCCGTCGAGGTAGACGGACGGATCGTCGGCCGAATTGGAGCCGGTCTCCTGGTGTTATTGGGGGTAGCCAAGGGCGACGAGGAGCGCGATCTGTTGTATCTGGTCGAAAAACTCCACACGCTGCGCATTTTTGCCGACGACCAGGGGAAGATGAACCGGTCGCTTGTCGAGGTCGGCGGCGAGGTGCTGCT
This Nitrospira sp. DNA region includes the following protein-coding sequences:
- a CDS encoding endonuclease/exonuclease/phosphatase family protein, with the protein product RKHFESHLSPKEPAIWCGDMNVAPRPIDVHSPEKHLKHVCYHEDARNAYGKTVAWGFEDVFCKLYPDRQQFTFFDYRAPSALTANKGWRIDHILATAPLAQRCQRVDVDLEPRRATDPSDHTVLWADFAL
- a CDS encoding PilZ domain-containing protein, translating into MARPLTCPHCGHNNVFRSRCATLVECLQSLAFISPFHCQSCSCRFSASRLGCTYSNQVLDRREHLRIPVRLFLSFSGGKIRGEGTVKDISMGGCVIESQASVHVDDIFYLQIVLENEHAPLEVAAMVRSVSSRGIAFKFLRSAQENKRLLAFVQSKTEPSGARPAV
- a CDS encoding LemA family protein, giving the protein MRMRIARMVLVSLLLTGMVASSGCGYNDLQGLDEDTKAAWSEVINQYQRRADLIPNLVSTVKGYAAHEKETLESVVQARAKATSVQLTPELLKDEAAFKKFQEAQQGLSGALGRLLALAENYPNLKADQGFRDLQSQLEGTENRITVARKRYIDKVAEFNKMVRYFPTNLTAKFLLHLEEKPNFTVADEKAVAKPPEVKF
- a CDS encoding TPM domain-containing protein, encoding MRLCGRVGRVVLAGWLWLVLLPGVPVWALEIPPLSGPVVDVAHVLPPAAVEQLSQELRAHEAKTSNQVVVLIVPSLEGEPLFDFSHRVATTWKLGRKGTDNGALLLVAIKDRKVRMEVGYGLEGTLTDARSAQIIRNEIVPRFRTGEFAAGVTAGVRAVLSTIEGTYTAPERPRAAAPNGDALGTVFVAVVVGVVIGLFFSRAHRVLGPVVGGGFSFVVAPWLVPALIAGGASMLLVSLLSGVGSSIGSRPRRRHGGVDDTWFSTQQGGWGTGSLGGSFGGGDSFSGGGGDFGGGGASGDW
- a CDS encoding TPM domain-containing protein, which produces METGKRLALTDEERAGIAAAVQAAEQETSAEIVPMIVGQSGLYREAHHRAGLLVAALVLTALLTMDSLWLPWGWHAANAVWLVGAAMVAYACGSWLGRWPPVLRLFTSRERMRHKVQLRAERAFAQQGLSSTRDRTGVLLMVSCLERQVYVLADRTLRDRVSSAQWEEVTRGMVERLKAGDLAGGLRRGIEASGRLLAPVCPPRVGDNPNELSNEVIQDF
- the murJ gene encoding murein biosynthesis integral membrane protein MurJ; the protein is MSHPAAPVEPSRPVSEETHSVVKAAGLIGVATFSSRILGFVRDMVLARLFGATPAADAFFVAYRVPNLLRELFAEGSMSAAFIPVFTEYHTLKTKRDAWELASATFTTLLTIVTAVTLLGILAAPGIVWFLAPGFRESPDKLALTSLLTQVMFPYLIFISLAALAMGILNSLRAFAAPAFSPVFFNVFTIACMLFLAPWLPEPIIGVAIGIVVGGLAQFAMQLPGLKGRGMLFGWRFNPGHPGVKRIGLLMVPSLLGLSVTQINITVSTILASYFPGGPTYLFYGMRLIQFPLGIFGVALATAILPTLSAQAARGALGELRTTIGFGLRMIFFIILPAMVGLILLRYPIVHLVFEHGSFTQADTLATATALLCYAVGLWAFAGVRIIVSAFYSLQDTRTPAITAGLAVMANILLSLWLMTLLGAAGLALATALASMLNGSILVGVLHRRLGRVDWGAVVRSAGRVLGACIPMAAICLWISGASMWTESGGWIVKSAALFGGIGLSIVAYLGVHLVLGSEELDVVLGMVKRKLGRVARKFGAG
- a CDS encoding methylated-DNA--[protein]-cysteine S-methyltransferase gives rise to the protein MTQTSTFKTPWGWVTVTASAKGLTAIDLSPSIHARKPTGAKDDPAGTIVEEATSQLLAYLAGTRREFSLPIDWSGGTTFQRKVWKAITTIPYGRVRSYQWVAIRVGGKQYARAVGMALGANPIPIVVPCHRIVAHDGSLGGFSCGLPLKRRLLKLEGTLDQLLS
- a CDS encoding D-tyrosyl-tRNA(Tyr) deacylase, whose amino-acid sequence is MKAVLQRVTRASVEVDGRIVGRIGAGLLVLLGVAKGDEERDLLYLVEKLHTLRIFADDQGKMNRSLVEVGGEVLLVSQFTLLGDTTKGRRPGFDRAAAPDEARTWYEQAVTRLRAVGVKVETGVFGAHMQVELLNDGPVTFLLDSRREG